GAAAAGTAGATCAGGAAAAATATAAATGGTTAGAATACTATAAAGTACAATTTACGGGTGATTGGTATACTACTTTATATAAAAAACTAGTATTGCGTAGTGTAGCTCAGTTTGGATTCTTAGGAGCGTACAATCAAGATAGAGGAGTTATTCCTTTTGAAAGATACTATTTAGGAGGAGACGGTATGGCTGGAAGTTCTATCGATGGAAGACAAAACATAGGATTAAGAGGTTATGAAAACGGCTCTTTAACTCCTGCAAATAGTAATGGAGATTCGTATGGTGCAACTATTTATAATAAGTTCTCATTAGAATTGCGTTATCCAATTACTCTTAAAGCATCTGCATCTATATATGCTTTAACTTTTGCAGAAGCAGGACAAGCCTATGCAACATTATCTGATTACGAACCGTTTAATTTAAATCGTTCATCAGGAGTTGGATTAAGAGTATTTATGCCTGCATTTGGATTATTAGGTATTGATTTCGGTTATGGATTTGATGCAGTTCCTGGACAAATACAACCAAGCGGATGGCAAACGCATTTCATAATAGGGCAACAATTTTAAATAAATTTGGTTTGAAATTTCTAAAATTAAAAATTATGAGAAAAGAATTTTTATTTATAATTTTATCCGTTATTGTAACAACAACTAACGCACAAACCAAAGGAAACAAAGTTGGCTACATTGATATGGAATACATATTGCAAAATGTACCCAACTACATTGAGGCTAAAACACAATTAGAGCAAAAAGCTCAGAAATGGAAACAGGAAGTTGAAGCTAAAAAAATTGAAATTAATAAACTAACTGAAGCCTTAAAAGCTGAAAAACCTTTATTAACAGCTGAATTGATAGAAGAGAGAGAAACTGAAATAAAGTTTCTTGAAACTGAAAAGTTAGATTATCAACAAAAAAGATTTGGTCCAAATGGAGATTTGATGATCCAAAAGAATGGTTTAGTAAAACCAATTCAAGATCAAGTGTTCACAGCGGTTCAAGATATTGCTGAGGCCAAAAAATATGATTTTATATTTGACAAATCTTCGCACCTAACTATTCTTTTTGCTGCAAAAAGATTTGACATTAGTGATCAAGTAATTCGAATATTAAACAGAACAGAGAAAAGGGAGCAATTAACTAAAAAACAGTTAAAAGATGAACAGGCTAAAGAAGCAAAAGAAGATGCTATAGATGAAAGCCCTGAGCTAGCTCAAAGAGAAAAAGCTCTATTAGATAAAAAAACAGCAAGAGAAAAATTAGTTGCTGATAAAAAAGCAGCTCAAGAAGAAGCTAAGAAAAAATACGAAGAAAAAAGACAGCAATTGTTATCCGAAAGAGAAGCTAAAAAAAATGGCACAGTTGTTGCACCATCAAATACAGAAACAAAAAGCACAACAGCCTCATCTGGAACTGAAACAGCTAAAACAACAACCGAGGAGGTTAAGCCAAATGTTCAGGAGGAACGTAAGAAAGCTTTAGAAGAAAAAAGAAAAAAAATTCTGGAAGAAAGAGAAGCCAATAGAAAAGCACTTGAAGAAAAGAGATTAAAAGAAATTCAAGATAAAGAAGCTCTCAAAAAAGCGAATGAAGATAAATAACAAACACTAATTAATTATAAATATTTTAAAACGATGAAACAATTCAAAACTTTACTAATTGCTGCGATACTATTTTTAGGAGCCACTCAAATTTCAAACGCTCAAACTAAAGTAGCACATGTTGATGTTAGCGAAATTATGGGGAAAATGCCAGCTATGTTAGATGCTCAAAAGCAATTGGAAAAATTGAGCACTACTTATGATGCTGACTACAAAAAAATGGTTGAAGAATACCAAGCAAAATTAAAAAAATATGGTGATGAATCTGCAACAGCAACTGAAGCAGTAAATCAAGAACGTTCTAAAGAAGTTCAAGACATGCAAAAAAGAATCACTGACTTTAGAGATAATGCTCAAAAAGAATTACAAGCTAAAGAATCTGAAATCGTAAAACCAATTATGGAAAAAGTAAGAGCTTCTATCCAAAAAGTTGGTAAAGCTAAAGGATTCCAGTATGTACTTGATGGATCTACTCTTTTACTTGCTGACGGAACAAACATTACTGCTGATGTAAAAAAAGATTTAGGTTTTTAATCTAAAGAAAATCAATAAAAAACTGCTCATTCCTAAAAAAATTGGAGTGAGCAGTTTTTTTTTACATAATTAAATATAGTATATTTAACTTAGAAAACCTGTTTCAATAGAACCGCTTGATAAAACAACTGCGCTTTTTTAAACTTAAAACCATGACAAACAATAATCCTATTGGTGTTTTTGACTCTGGAATTGGAGGAACCTCTATTTGGAAAGCTATCCATGATTTATTACCTAACGAGCAAACCATCTATCTAGCAGACAGCAAAAATGCTCCTTACGGACAAAAATCAAAAAATGAAATCATTGCATTAAGCATGAAAAATACTGATTTGTTGATTGAAATGGGATGCAAATTAATTGTAGTAGCATGCAATACCGCTACAACTAATGCTATTCAAGAATTAAGAACAAAATATACTATTCCTTTTATTGGAATAGAACCAGCCATAAAGCCCGCAGCAACAAACTCCAGAACTCAAACAATAGGAATACTAGCTACTAAAGGAACACTGAATAGCGAGCTTTTTAATAAAACAACGGAAAAGTTTCAAGACACTAAAATTATCGAACAAATAGGCCATGGCTTAGTTCAATTGATCGAAGACGGCAAAATTTATTCTCAAGAAATGACTCAATTATTGTATTCCTATCTCACTCCAATGATTGAAGCGAATATAGATTATTTGGTATTGGGCTGCAGTCATTACCCTTATTTAATTCCTCAGATAAAAAAAATTCTTCCTGAACATATTCATATTATAGATTCAGGCGAAGCTGTGGCTAAACAAACCCAAAATATACTCAGAGAAAAAACAGGATTTTCGAGTGCCCAAAAAAAAGGAGAATCTATTTTTTACACCAACACTGACTCTAAAGTTTTAAGCGAAATTTTAGAAAACAAATACACAGTTGAAGTAAAAAACTTTTAACTATTCCAATTTTTTTCTAACAAACCAAACTCCATCTAAGTTAAGGCTTAATGATAATTTATGATAATTTTCTTGAATTAATGAATTTGTTATTTCTCCCTTGCTACCATAAGTATAAGAAATAAACAAAGCAGAAGACAGACGATCTAAAGGTAAAGAAGCCCCAATTGAAAAATTCCTGTCATTTATTTTTTTATTATCTACCTCTAAATATCCTGTATCATAATGTACCCCTGCTGCAAATTTTATTTTATCAAAATAACTTCTGGATGTTTTAGCTTTTTGATATGAAAACCCCAATGAAAATTTTTCCTGATCCGAAAAATTGCCATACATATCAGACTGATTCGTATCATTCCAAAAACTTTTCTCGTAATCAAACGTAACATTAAATTTATTTTTAAAAGATTTATTGAAACCAAGTCCAATATCTAAAGGCAAATAAAAATCATCCGTATCCGATTGTTCATCAGTCTCTAAAGATGACGATCCTGTATCATTTACAACAGTAACCGATTGGATTTTTACTGCATTCACTCGTGTGGGAGATTTTACATTTAATCCTAAAGTTAACGATGGATTTATTTTGAATTGTGAACTAAAAATTGGGCGAATACCTCTATAATTTACTTTTTTATCTATACTAGTAACCGAATTACTAATGGTATAAGTTCTCTCGTCTGTAGTATTTCCAAACAAAACTGAAGCAGAAAAACCTAAAGATAACTTGTTACTTAATTTATAAGCATAGGATAAATCCAAATTATTTAATCCTCCAGTTCCCATTACATTAAGATAGTAATACTCGTTATTCCCATCTATTATAGGGATTTTCAATTCTGATATTTTAAACGAAGAACTTGAATAAGGAGTCAACGCAAAACTAAAAGCCGATTTACTAGTAATTGGAAAAGCAAAAGCAAAATGAGAAAACTGAAAATTATTTCTTTTTTCTATTCTAAGATTGTCTTCAAAAGAAGATTGAATTCCAACTCCACCAATCTCAAAAAAGAAATTATTGGTTGGAATATCAACTAGAGACGCTGCATTTTTATTATTGATAAAACCATCCGAAGACAATGCTATACCAGCTGTACCCAAAGCAGGAGTTAATCCAAAATTGGCTTCATATAAACTACCTAACCCATATAATGAATAAGGCGAAGTTGCGATACTTTGAGAATAAGCGCAGAAAGAAGAAAAAATCACTAAAACTAAAAACGAAACTCTATTTTTCATCTAATATGTTATATAATAAATTTGTAATTTCATTTTACTTTCCTTTTCTGTTTGATCTCCCAAAACAACCCTATCTACAATTTTAGACAAAGTGGGCAAAGTAAAAAGTAAACCGCTTTTGGAATCCGACTCTTTGAGCATTTCCTTTTGCAAAAAAGCTCCTAAAGATAATTGGTAAGTTACATTTTCATCAAATTCATCATTCCCATTACTAAGCGTTGCAACAGCAGTACTACCATCAGAATTTGTTAAAGCTGTTTTATACCGATTCAAATTATCAACTACATAAACACTTAGTTTTTCAGGCAATGGAAACATTTCAGAATACGAATTTTTAACTGGCCTCATTATTAACTTTGCATCTACAATAGCACCTTTTTCTGCGAGGTATTGTAATTGCTTTATGTTTGGAAAATCTACTCTACATGCAATCCCTGCACCCGATTGAATAAACCCCTTATTACCAGTATAAACACTAGACAAACTCATTTTAGATAAGAGCAAATCTTGAATCAAAGTTCCTCCTCTATCAGAGGAAACAGCATTAAATTGCTTACTTATATCTAAAATTGTAAAATCTTTAGTATAATTATCATCAGTTCCTCCTACTCCTTTTGAATAATACAGTCGAAGGACACTCGATAAGTTAAATCCAATTACACTGGAAGATATACTGGAAGATGATTTTAATACAAACCCTTTTAAATAATCTGTGAAATCTGTAGCATTTTCGATTTCATTATTCTTAAACTTATTAAAAAGTTCTGTACCGAATTCATTGTCCAATTTAATATTGATACTGTCCCTTCCTATAGGTTTTGGTCTATACGTTATAGACCCTAAACTTGTATCATCATATGTTAAACTCGAATTGTTATAGAAACTATTATCATTAACATTGGGCTTAAAATTCTTTAATACCCTATGAATATTTAATGTTTGAACCTTAGTGGTATCAGCATAATAATAATCGTCATAGCGCATAATCATTGCTATGGAATCAAAGACATATCCCGTAGCATCAGTGTCAGAATTTTGACTATACAAATTAAAATAATCTGTTGAAACTTGAAAATAACTATCTGATTTAACTTTCCCAAAAAGAGGATCATCATAATTTCCAACCAAAATTCTACTTTCACTAGAAGTAATCAAAGAGTCGAGTTTTACCGTCGAAACATCAACCGTAAGTGTATCTATTAGAAGCACTTTATTTTTAAGCGCTAAGTAATCAGATCCGACAATAAATTCACCTGCGTCAACATCAGAATCACATGAAATAATTAGTAAGCCCGAAAAAATTAAAAACAAAAACTTGTACATATCTATTTTTTGAGCAAATATATAAGCCACTATTCTAGCAGTCCTAATAACATATACCACTTGGCTTAATCAATCTATAAAAGCAAAAAAACAATCTACATGATGTTATTCTATTTCAAATCGGGATTCAACCCAATTAATCGCCAGTTTGTCTATAAAATAAAGTCATGTATATATAATCTTTTTTATTAATTAACAACACAGCTACTTTTGAACCAATAAATAAATAATGAGAATAAATAATTTTATTAAGCTTTTGCTTTTCATTCTGATCCCGGTATTTAGTATTCATGCACAAAATGAATATACTATTGAGTTTAATACCAAAACTGAACCTATTGATAATGGTTCAATCAAACAAACCGAAATTGGAATGCACTTTTTTAAAAATATTAATGCTACGAATACATTGACAAATACTTTTAAATATAAGAGCACAACTATTACTGATGAGATAGAGAGCTATCTATTAGAAAATTATAATTCTAATTATAGCGATACTCATTTTAATAGTTTGACTAATGCATTTGAGTTTACTCATCAATTCACAGAAAAAACAAAATTGAATTTGAGTATCGAACCAACAATGAATTTTCAAAATACTTTAAACATTTCAGATATAACTGTTTTAGGAGGAGTTGAGATCAATCAACAAATAAACAAAAACAACAGCATTGATTTAGGAATAAAAAGAATGACTGTTTTTGGAAAACCCCAAATACTGCCAACTTTCGCATTTAATCATAAATTCAACGAAGAAATCTTTTTAAAATTGGGATTCCCAAATTCAGAACTCTCTTATTCCAATTCCATTCGCAATACGTTTAGAATAAACAATGATTTTACCGGAAGCAATTACAACCTAAATCCATCCATAATAACTAATGACTTAAGCTCTATTAGTAAAGTAGGATTTTCTCAAATAGAGACCACTTTACAATACGAAAGAAATATAGACACCTCTTGGTTTGTAAATTTTAAAGGAGGCTATTCTACTAACAAAGAATTTAAGTTTTCGGATGAAAATAAAATTACAGAAATAAATCAGGACTTAAAAAATGGAACCACCTTTTCTATTAGCATAAAATATAAACTTTAATAAACACCATACAGATTATGAAACACTTAAAAAAAGGGATATTTATTACTACATTACTTATTAGCTTAATTTTCGTGGGCTGCAATAATGATGATGATGATGATGACACACTGGGAAACTGGGTAAAAAAATCAGCATTTGATGGCCCAGCACGTTCTAGTGCTACTAATTTTGTTATTGGAACTTATGCCTATATAACGACTGGTTATACAGGAGATGAGTATCTAAAAGACTTGTGGGCATATAATTCGACAGGCGATTATTGGGAACAAAAAGCAGACTTTACAGGCATTGCAAGAAGCTCTGGAAGTGGTTTCGAATTAGACGGAAAAGGATATGTTGGCCTAGGTTATGACGGTACAAATAAATTAAAAGACTTTTTTGAATACAACCCAGATACTAATACATGGTCTCAAAAAGCAGACTTTGCTGGAACAGCTCGTTATGGTGCAGTAGGATTCCAAGTAGGTGGAAAAGCCTATTTAGGTACAGGATTCGATGGTAATTATTTAAAAGATTTTTACCAATATAACGCCACGGATAACACATGGACTCAAGTAAATGGCTTTAGCGGTAACAAAAGAAGAAATGCTACGGTATTTGTAATTAATGACATTGCTTATTTAGGAACAGGAATAAATAGTGGTGTAAACCAAGTTGACTTTTGGGCCTTTGATCCCAATACTGATGTTTGGACGAGAAAAAGAGATTTAGATGATGATGAAAGTGATCACGATACCTATTCAATCACCAGAGCCAATGCATCAAGTTTCACTATAGATGGTTTAGGTTACATTGCTTGTGGGTCAAGCGGAAATACAATCTGGGAGTACAATCCAAATACAGACATTTGGACTAATAAAACAGGACTAGAAGGATCTGGAAGATCTGATGCTACTGGAATAACTATAAATGGAGAAAGAGGCTTCATCGTACTAGGAAAATCAGGTACTTCTTATTTTGATGATGTATGGGAATTCAAGCCACAACAAGAACAAAATGACGATGATAATTAATACCAATAGCAAATTCTTCTGGAAAAATATCCAGAAGAATTTGTCTTATATTTTAAATTTGTGCTTGATTATATTCGTAATCGGATTATTACTGTTTCTATTCTGTCGAAAAGAACAAGATTTAAAAATTCAAACAATGCAAGTTCCAAATGGATGGGGCTATCAAATTACCAACCACGATAAAATCATTATAAAACAAACTATTATACCTGTAATTAGTAACTCCAAAGGTTTTAAAACAGAAAAAGAAGCTTTGATAGTTGGACAATTGGTGTTAAAAAAATTGAACTCCAATAATTCACCCACAATTACAAAAAATGAATTAATTTTATTAAAAATAAAAATGTAGATGAACATTGTATCAATAAAAAATAGCGATTCCAATAAAATACTCATTCACAGTGTTATTTGGTGTTTTTTTATTAGTACTTCTCTTATTCAATTTTACGAAAGTCCCTTTCGTATTAGTACAGATTTTTATATACAATGGATAACTGGAATAATTCTATTCTATCTTAATTATATATACCTTGTCACTCATTTTCTTTTACAAAAAAAATATGTTTATTACATTAGTATCATACTATTTTTGATCATAATTTTCATGGTTTTCAGGTATGAATTTTTCATGCCTAAATTTAGGGAGATGAGATTTCCAAATGACGCCCACTACCCGAAATTACCCTATAAAACTGAAAATTTAAATCTTAGAATCCATCGAACTCAGCAACCCTTTTTCTTTAAAATTGTACCGTCAGTCTTTTATATTTTAATTGTAGCCATTAGCACAATTATTAAAACATTATCTGAATTTTATAACGACCAACAAAACAAGTTAATTGCCGAAAGTCAAAGAACATCCACAGAATTAAACTATTTGAGAAAACAAACAAATCCACATTTTTTGTTTAATTCATTAAATAGTATTTACTCATTAGCCCATAAGAAATCAGATTTAGTACCAGATGCCATAGTCACCTTATCAGAAATGATGCGATATATGCTTTATGAAACAGACAATAAATCTGTTTTACTAGAAAAAGAAATCGACTACATCAAAAACTATATTGAGCTACAAAAATTAAGACTTAATAATATTGAAAACATTAGTATAAACATACATGGAAATACTAAAGATAAATTTATAGAACCCATGTTATTGATTTCTTTTATAGAAAATGCATTCAAATACGGGACCGACTATAAAGGAACTGCTTATGTTAAAATTGTAATAACAATTGAAGAAAATATACTCAATTTTTGGGTAGAAAACAAAATTGAAAACAACACGAAAGACCCTGAAAACTCAGGAATTGGCTTGGCAAACATTAAAAATCGACTTACTTTGCTTTATCCAAACACCCATCAATTGAATCTAACATCAATAGATTTAAAATATACCGTTCATTTGGTTTTACAGTTAGATCAAATTCAACCAAAAACAAATTTAACATTCCACCAAACTCATAAATAGAAAAATATGAAATGTGTTATTATAGACGACGAGCCATTAGCCGTAGATTTATTAGTAGAATTTGTTGGAAGAGTAGATTCTCTAGAATTAGTAACGACATTTACCAACGCCATAGACGCTATATCGATAATCAATCAAACAGAGATTGATTTAATTTTCTTAGACATTGAAATGCCTCATTTTTCTGGAATTGATTTTATCAATGCTATCGAAAAAAAACCATTGATAATATTTACAACTGCTTATTCTAATTATGCCGTTGAAGGTTTTAATCTTGGCGCAGTAGATTATTTAGTAAAACCAATTCCTTTTAATCGTTTTTTAAAAGCAGTATTACGAGCACAACAAATTTTTGCTCCAAAAAGTCTTCCGACAAGCAATCAAATAACAAGTGCTCCAGAAATCGAACATGATTTTATGTTTGTTCGGGCTGAATATGAAAATGTAAAAATTAATTTTTCTGATATTTTCTTTATTGAAGGATTGAAAGATTATGTCAAAATATACACTACAGATAACAAATACACTCTAACCTTAATAAGTTTAATAAAGCTAGAAAACTTATTATCTTCTAAAGGTTTTGCAAGGATTCATCGTTCCTATATTATCAATATCAAACATGTAAAATCCATCCAAAAAAATAAGGTTCTAATTGCCGAAAAAAGAATCCCAATTAGTGAAAGTTATAAAACTTCTTTCTTTGAAAAAATAAATATTTAATTTGAAGATATTAGAATATTGATTTATTCTTTAAACCAACTTGAGTACATCACATAATTATTGGATATACGTTCAATCTCACCAGCAAAATTAGATTGATCAATATCCTTCACTTTTTTGGCTGGTACACCAGCATAGATAGATCCCGATTCAATTATTGTATTTTGAGTAACTACTGCTCCTGCTGCAACAATTGAATTACTTTCAACAATACAATTATCCATAACTATTGCTCCCATTCCAATTAACACATTGTCATGAATTGTACATCCATGAACAATTGCATTGTGACCAATAGAAACATTATTACCAATAATAGTAGGATATTTTTGATAAGTACAATGAACAATTGCACCATCTTGGATATTAACTTTATTACCAATAGTAATAAAATTTACATCTCCACGAATTACAGTATTAAACCACACACTACATTCATCGCCAAAAGTGACATCTCCGACTATAGTAGCATTTTCAGCCACATAACAATCCTCAGGTATATTTGGCGATTTCCCGTTAACAGATTTTATTATCATTGTTTAAATAATTATAATTAATTAATCGCAGGACAATTACAATCATATTTTACAGGTTTACATAAAAAGTTAAAACCTAAAGTAATTTGATGAAATCCTGAATTGCCATACTGAATTTCTCCTAACAAATGAGTATAGGTATACGCAAACATAAAGCTTTTGTAATTAAAACCTAAGATAGGGGTAATATATTGTAATTTCTGACTGTTAGTACCTCCACCACTGCTATAATCGGCACCATCAAAACTTTTTCTATAGGATAATCCTCCCCATAGTTGTCCTAATTCAAGATTTTTATAGGCTTTTAAATTCATATCCAATGAGCTTTCTTTTGTTTTATCAACAAATTGATACAATAGTGATGGTTCTAATAAAATTTTATCAGCATTACCAAAAACATAACCACCACTAATAATAAATTTTCTCAAATTATCACTTTCATATTCTGTATAAAGCGTTTGACGTGTTTCTAAAACATTTTTGACAACAGCATTTAAACTAAAATCAAGAAGGTTATATGAAGCACCAATATCTAAGTTAAAATAGGATGTATGTTGTACTATATTACCAAGAACTGGGTCATAATCTCCCGAATTTTGAAATTCAGTTTCATCTAGCTGACTTTGATTAAAACCAACATTAACACCAAAAGACAATTGATTCAAATCCACTTCATCTCTAGAAAATAAAAGATGATGTGCGTACGTAGCTTTGAAACCAAATTGAGAATGGTATCCATTTACATCATTAAAAACTATGGCTCCTACTCCAGATCTATCTCCTACTCGGCCATTGTAACTTAATGTTTGAAGAGCTGGAGCATCCGTTTGATCAAACCATTGTTTACGCGCAGTAAGCCTTACTTTGCTACAATTGGCAGCACCTGCCATAGATGGAAAAATTAAATAATAATTATCCGATAAATAATCGGAATAAACAGGAATTCCTTCCTGTGAAAAGGTATTCAAACTAATAAAAAAGAGAACAATTACTAACTTAATTTTGGTATACATTTGGGGGCGGTTTTATAAAATTAAATGCGAAAAATAAACTTTTGTTAATTTATTCATTAAAAAACCAAATATAGGTAAACGTAGAAAATAACTTTAGTAAATTTGCAAAAAATCACAAAACTCATGACAAAAGTTACTATAAAAGAAACGCAAAACCCTACTATAATAAAATTTGAATTTCAAGACTTTATCACTCAAAATGAAAGCTTTGAATTTAAAAATATAGACGAAGCTAAAGCCTCTCCATTAGCACAACAACTTTTCTATTTACCATTTGTAAAAACGGTATATATTTCCGGAAATTTTATTGCTGTAGAAAGATTTAGTATTGTAGAATGGGACGACGTAAAAGAAGCTGTTGCAGAACAAATCGAAGCCTATGTAGACAAAGGCGGGGTTATCATTGTAGCAGATGAGAATAAAGCCAAAAAGCAAGCGATTACTGTTTATGGTGAATCTACACCAAATCCAGCTGCTCTTAAATTTGTAGTCAATAAAATGATTACAAAAAATGCTATTGAATTTAAAAACATAGATCAAAGTGCACCATCTCCATTGGCAACCGAACTATTTAAATTCCCATATGTAAAAGAAATATTTATTGATGAAAATTATATTTCGGTTACAAAATATGACATCAACGAATGGCAGGATATCACTTTAGAATTAAGAACTTTTATCAAGCAATTTATCGAAAACGGAGG
The Flavobacterium sp. 5 DNA segment above includes these coding regions:
- a CDS encoding OmpH family outer membrane protein, with translation MRKEFLFIILSVIVTTTNAQTKGNKVGYIDMEYILQNVPNYIEAKTQLEQKAQKWKQEVEAKKIEINKLTEALKAEKPLLTAELIEERETEIKFLETEKLDYQQKRFGPNGDLMIQKNGLVKPIQDQVFTAVQDIAEAKKYDFIFDKSSHLTILFAAKRFDISDQVIRILNRTEKREQLTKKQLKDEQAKEAKEDAIDESPELAQREKALLDKKTAREKLVADKKAAQEEAKKKYEEKRQQLLSEREAKKNGTVVAPSNTETKSTTASSGTETAKTTTEEVKPNVQEERKKALEEKRKKILEEREANRKALEEKRLKEIQDKEALKKANEDK
- a CDS encoding DUF4270 family protein, which codes for MYKFLFLIFSGLLIISCDSDVDAGEFIVGSDYLALKNKVLLIDTLTVDVSTVKLDSLITSSESRILVGNYDDPLFGKVKSDSYFQVSTDYFNLYSQNSDTDATGYVFDSIAMIMRYDDYYYADTTKVQTLNIHRVLKNFKPNVNDNSFYNNSSLTYDDTSLGSITYRPKPIGRDSINIKLDNEFGTELFNKFKNNEIENATDFTDYLKGFVLKSSSSISSSVIGFNLSSVLRLYYSKGVGGTDDNYTKDFTILDISKQFNAVSSDRGGTLIQDLLLSKMSLSSVYTGNKGFIQSGAGIACRVDFPNIKQLQYLAEKGAIVDAKLIMRPVKNSYSEMFPLPEKLSVYVVDNLNRYKTALTNSDGSTAVATLSNGNDEFDENVTYQLSLGAFLQKEMLKESDSKSGLLFTLPTLSKIVDRVVLGDQTEKESKMKLQIYYITY
- a CDS encoding LytTR family DNA-binding domain-containing protein; the protein is MKCVIIDDEPLAVDLLVEFVGRVDSLELVTTFTNAIDAISIINQTEIDLIFLDIEMPHFSGIDFINAIEKKPLIIFTTAYSNYAVEGFNLGAVDYLVKPIPFNRFLKAVLRAQQIFAPKSLPTSNQITSAPEIEHDFMFVRAEYENVKINFSDIFFIEGLKDYVKIYTTDNKYTLTLISLIKLENLLSSKGFARIHRSYIINIKHVKSIQKNKVLIAEKRIPISESYKTSFFEKINI
- a CDS encoding kelch repeat-containing protein, whose protein sequence is MKHLKKGIFITTLLISLIFVGCNNDDDDDDTLGNWVKKSAFDGPARSSATNFVIGTYAYITTGYTGDEYLKDLWAYNSTGDYWEQKADFTGIARSSGSGFELDGKGYVGLGYDGTNKLKDFFEYNPDTNTWSQKADFAGTARYGAVGFQVGGKAYLGTGFDGNYLKDFYQYNATDNTWTQVNGFSGNKRRNATVFVINDIAYLGTGINSGVNQVDFWAFDPNTDVWTRKRDLDDDESDHDTYSITRANASSFTIDGLGYIACGSSGNTIWEYNPNTDIWTNKTGLEGSGRSDATGITINGERGFIVLGKSGTSYFDDVWEFKPQQEQNDDDN
- a CDS encoding gamma carbonic anhydrase family protein is translated as MIIKSVNGKSPNIPEDCYVAENATIVGDVTFGDECSVWFNTVIRGDVNFITIGNKVNIQDGAIVHCTYQKYPTIIGNNVSIGHNAIVHGCTIHDNVLIGMGAIVMDNCIVESNSIVAAGAVVTQNTIIESGSIYAGVPAKKVKDIDQSNFAGEIERISNNYVMYSSWFKE
- the murI gene encoding glutamate racemase; translation: MTNNNPIGVFDSGIGGTSIWKAIHDLLPNEQTIYLADSKNAPYGQKSKNEIIALSMKNTDLLIEMGCKLIVVACNTATTNAIQELRTKYTIPFIGIEPAIKPAATNSRTQTIGILATKGTLNSELFNKTTEKFQDTKIIEQIGHGLVQLIEDGKIYSQEMTQLLYSYLTPMIEANIDYLVLGCSHYPYLIPQIKKILPEHIHIIDSGEAVAKQTQNILREKTGFSSAQKKGESIFYTNTDSKVLSEILENKYTVEVKNF
- a CDS encoding DUF6268 family outer membrane beta-barrel protein, whose translation is MRINNFIKLLLFILIPVFSIHAQNEYTIEFNTKTEPIDNGSIKQTEIGMHFFKNINATNTLTNTFKYKSTTITDEIESYLLENYNSNYSDTHFNSLTNAFEFTHQFTEKTKLNLSIEPTMNFQNTLNISDITVLGGVEINQQINKNNSIDLGIKRMTVFGKPQILPTFAFNHKFNEEIFLKLGFPNSELSYSNSIRNTFRINNDFTGSNYNLNPSIITNDLSSISKVGFSQIETTLQYERNIDTSWFVNFKGGYSTNKEFKFSDENKITEINQDLKNGTTFSISIKYKL
- a CDS encoding OmpH family outer membrane protein; translated protein: MKQFKTLLIAAILFLGATQISNAQTKVAHVDVSEIMGKMPAMLDAQKQLEKLSTTYDADYKKMVEEYQAKLKKYGDESATATEAVNQERSKEVQDMQKRITDFRDNAQKELQAKESEIVKPIMEKVRASIQKVGKAKGFQYVLDGSTLLLADGTNITADVKKDLGF
- a CDS encoding OmpP1/FadL family transporter, giving the protein MKNRVSFLVLVIFSSFCAYSQSIATSPYSLYGLGSLYEANFGLTPALGTAGIALSSDGFINNKNAASLVDIPTNNFFFEIGGVGIQSSFEDNLRIEKRNNFQFSHFAFAFPITSKSAFSFALTPYSSSSFKISELKIPIIDGNNEYYYLNVMGTGGLNNLDLSYAYKLSNKLSLGFSASVLFGNTTDERTYTISNSVTSIDKKVNYRGIRPIFSSQFKINPSLTLGLNVKSPTRVNAVKIQSVTVVNDTGSSSLETDEQSDTDDFYLPLDIGLGFNKSFKNKFNVTFDYEKSFWNDTNQSDMYGNFSDQEKFSLGFSYQKAKTSRSYFDKIKFAAGVHYDTGYLEVDNKKINDRNFSIGASLPLDRLSSALFISYTYGSKGEITNSLIQENYHKLSLSLNLDGVWFVRKKLE
- a CDS encoding DUF4907 domain-containing protein, giving the protein MQVPNGWGYQITNHDKIIIKQTIIPVISNSKGFKTEKEALIVGQLVLKKLNSNNSPTITKNELILLKIKM
- a CDS encoding sensor histidine kinase, with the translated sequence MRFPNDAHYPKLPYKTENLNLRIHRTQQPFFFKIVPSVFYILIVAISTIIKTLSEFYNDQQNKLIAESQRTSTELNYLRKQTNPHFLFNSLNSIYSLAHKKSDLVPDAIVTLSEMMRYMLYETDNKSVLLEKEIDYIKNYIELQKLRLNNIENISINIHGNTKDKFIEPMLLISFIENAFKYGTDYKGTAYVKIVITIEENILNFWVENKIENNTKDPENSGIGLANIKNRLTLLYPNTHQLNLTSIDLKYTVHLVLQLDQIQPKTNLTFHQTHK